GAAAGGGACAAGACTATAATGTCTCATCCCTGATACGAGGCGTTTTTGCTTTTTATGCGTTCACTTTAAGCTTTTTGAATTCTTCCGTCAGTAATGGAATGACTTCGAAAAGATCGCCAACAATTCCATAGTCGGCAACATTGAAGATGTTCGCTTCAGGATCTTTGTTGATCGCCACGATAACTTTGGAGTTGGACATGCCAGCTAAATGCTGGATGGCTCCAGAGATTCCGCAAGCAATATATAGATCAGGTGTAACGACTTTTCCCGTTTGCCCGATTTGCAACGAATAATCACAATAGTCTGCGTCACATGCACCACGTGATGCACCTACCGCTCCGCCAAGAACTTGTGCCAGCTCCTTCAAAGGTTCAAAGCCATCTTCACTTTTCACACCGCGGCCGCCAGCAATGATAACCTTGGCTTCTGAAAGGTCGACGCCTTCACTTGCTTTTCTGACCACATCTTTTATGATGGTGCGTAAATCCTTGATATCCACGTTCAATGCCGCTACATCGCCGGAACGGGACTCATCTTTCGCCAATGGCTCAATATTGTTCGGGCGGATCGTCGCGAAAACCACCCCACCTGTAACAATTTTCTTTTCAAAAGCTTTACCGGAATAAATCGGCCGGGTGAACACGATATTTCCGCCTTCTTCTTCAATGGATGTCACGTCGGAAATCAATCCTGATTCAAGCTTTCCTGCCAATTTAGGGGCAAGGTCTTTTCCAAGTGCCGTATGGCCGAAGAAAATGCCTTCCGGCTTTTCCTGCTCGATGACGGCGAGCAAGGCTTGAGCAAAACCATCTGAAGTGTATTGCTTCAATTGAACGTTTTCGACTGCAACAACGCGGTCTGCACCATATTGAATCAATTCATTCCCGAGATTTTGAACACTGTCACCAACTAAAACACCTACGATTTCTCCGCCATCAGCAGCAAGTTTTGCCGCACCGATAGCTTCAAATGATACATTTCTTAGTGAACCGTCGCGAACTTCGCCCAATACAAGAAACTTTCTAGCCATTTATAAAAACCTCCTGTGCTCTATTTTATCCATTTGTTGTGTGTAGTTTATTTAAAGACGAACCGTTACCATTAAATCACTTTAGCTTCGCTGCGTAATAACTGAACAAGTTCGCTAACTTGGTCACCGATCTCGCCACTCAACACTTTTCCTGCTTCTTTTTTTGCTGGAAGGTAGATTTCAATCGTTTTCGTTTTCGCTTCAACATCATCCTCTTCCAGGTCCAGATCATCCAATTCCAATTCTTCAAGCGGTTTTTTCTTCGCTTTCATGATCCCTGGCAAAGAAGGGTAACGCGGTTCATTTAATCCTTGCTGAGCGGTAACCAACAATGGAAGGGAAGCTTCAATCGTTTCGGAATCTCCTTCAACATCACGGATAACGCTTACATTTCCATCTGCAATATCCAATTTAGTGATTGTTGTAATATAAGGAATTTCTAAAATTTCGGCAACGCGTGGACCGACTTGACCTGAACCGCCATCGATTGCCACATTCCCTGCAATGATTAAATCGGCCGATTTGTCTTTTAAGTATTCGCCAATGATTTTGGCAGTCGTGAATTGGTCGCCATTTTCTATATCATCTTCGATATTGATCAATACCGCTTTATCTGCACCCATTGCAAGAGCTGTACGCAATTGCTTCTCAGCCTCTTCGCTTCCGACGGAAATGACCGTTACTTCGCCGCCTTGTGCATCACGCACTTGGATGGCTTCTTCAACAGCATACTCATCATACGGATTAATGATGAATTCTGCTCCATCCTCATTAATTTTCCCGTTTGATAATGTAATTTTTTCTTCTGTATCGAATGTTCTTTTCAGCAGCACATAAATGTTCACGGTAATACCTCCCGAATGATTTGAGTTTTGAAGATTATGAATTTTATTGATATATGAATAGTATTCTTCAGGTTCCGGCAAAATCCTGCATAATATTTAAAAATAGTTTTTTGGTACCTTCAATAATATTATTTCCCTTTGAATACAGCTTCCCTTTTTTCGATGAAGGCCTGAATTCCTTCTTTTGCATCAGCCGTATCAAAAGCTTTGCCAAAAAGGGCCGCTTCCCTATCCACGCCTTTATAGTAGGAATCATGCTTGGAATAATTCAATAACTCGATGGCCGCCTTTAAAGCAACCGGGCTTTTCCTGGCTATTTTACGGGCCAGCTCATTTGCCTTCGGAAGCAGTTCTTCCTCACTGAAAGCATGATTCGCCAGACCCCTTTCCACAGCTTGAGTGCCTGTGATCGGTTCACTTGTAAAGAGCATTTCAGCTGCTTTGGCCATACCGACATAACGAGGAAGACGCTGTGTGCCAGCAAAACCAGGGATTAATCCCAACTGCAGCTCAGGCAAGCCCAGCTTGGCCCTTTCGGTTACTAAACGGATGTGGCAGGCCATGGCCAGCTCCAGCCCTCCTCCAAGCGCTGCACCATGGATGGCGGCAATGACCGGCTTAGGAAACGATTCGATTTTCTCAAACACTTCTTGGCCTTTTTTGGTCAACGCTATGAACGCTTCACCATTTTTCACTTCAGTAAACTCTTTAATGTCAGCTCCCGCCGAGAAGAATCTTCCTTCGCCATGAAGAAGGACAGCTCGTACATCTTCGTTTTGCCCGATTTGATCGAAGGCATCCCCTATCTCCCCGATGATGGCTGAGGACAGTGCGTTCGCGGGTGCGTGATCAATCGTTATGAATGCCACATGATCTTCGATAGAAAGCTTCAGGTATTCCATATCCATCCCTCCTGTCATGTTAGTCAAACTTTTTTGAACATTCAATATGTATCTTTTCCCTTGCCCACTCGGAAGCAATTAACCGATTCTTGAGAGGATGGCTAGCCATCCCCCATTCAAACCGTTAACTTTTAAAGGCGCATCCTCCAAGCAGAAGGCGATGAACATCCGGTGCAAGGTCCGAGAGCGAATACTTTTGCTCATTCATGACCCATGTCGTCACCGTTTCGTCTATCGTTCCAAATATCATCTGCCTTGCAAGTAAATTATTTAAATCCGGCAGGAATTCGCCTTTCTCTTTGCCTTCAATGATGATCTGGTCGATTAAATTTAAATACCCTCTCAACACATCATTGATTCTTAGGCGCAATTCTTTATTCGACTGCCTTAATTCCAATTGGGTGACAATTGCCAAATTCACGTCTTCTGAAAGGATTTGAAAATGTTTCTGGATGAGCACATGCATTTTTTCGGATGCTGTGGATTTCCCTTTGAGTTCTTCTTCGATCTGTTCAACAAAATAGCCCATCTTTTCATGAAATAATGATATTAAAATATCTTCTTTATTTTTAAAATAAAGATAGATGGTGCCATCCGCTACGCCTGCCTGCTTGGCGATTTTGGATACTTGAGCTTGATAATAGCCGTTTTGGGCAATGACGATGACGGCTGCGTCAATAATTTGATTATACTTTGGTCTGTTGCGTTTCACTGGCGGTCCCCTTTCAGAAAATGAATGAATCATCATTCATATTTCTATCATAAAATGACGGCCCTTGACTGTCAAGCAAAAACTTCGAAGAGTACCGACATTCGGCTATCTCTATTGCATATTCTACAGCCTCGGTCTGGAGGTTGTCCAGCTTCTCTCCAAAACACGGAGCCATGTGCCAATGCTCCGTAAGGACGATTGTGCTTTACGCTTCTTTTCTTTCGTCGGAAAGCTTTTTCTTTTCTTCTTCGATCAGGACTCTTCTCAAAATCTTTCCTATCGTCGTCTTAGGCAATTCCTCCCTGAATTCATAACTGCGCGGTACCTTATAGGAAGCCAGGTTCTTTCTGGCAAATTCATTCAATTCAGCTTCGGTCGCACTGGCATTTTTTTTCAGGACAACATAGGCTTTGACGGTCTCACCACGATATGGATCAGGTATGCCTGCCACAACAACTTCCTGAATCGCCTCATGCTCGTAAAGTACCTCTTCCACCTCACGCGGGTATATATTAAACCCTCCGGCAATGATGGTATCTTTTTTCCTTTCGACCACATAAAAGAATCCCTGTTCATCCATGTAGCCCAAATCGCCGGTAAGCAGCCAGCCATTTTTAAACGTGCTTTCCGTTTCTTCCGGTCGATTCCAGTATCCCTGCATCACTTGTGGCCCTTTTATGGCTATTTCGCCAATTTCATTCGGCGGAAGTTCTTCGCCCGTTTCCAGGGACAAGATCACAGAGTCCGTATCTGGCCATGGCAGTCCGATGCTTCCTTTTACCCGGGGCTGATCCCAAATGAAATTAGCATGAGTGACCGGAGAGGTTTCCGATAGTCCATAGCCCTCAACCAGCTTACCGCCCGTGAGTTTTTCGAATTGCTCCTGAACCTCCAATGGCAAAGCAGCAGAACCGCTTATACACGCATTGATGGAAGACAGGTCATACTTGGCTATATCCGGATGGTTCAGTAGGCCGATATACATCGTCGGCGCACCTGGAAACATTGTCGGTTTCTGTTTTTGAATGGTTTTCAGCGTCGCTTCAATATCGAACTTCGGCATGATGATCATCGTATTCCCTTCCATGACGGAAAGAACCAATACCGTCGTCATCCCATACACATGGAAAAATGGCAAAATGGCCAGGACCCTTTCCTCTCCGCGCCTATTTTTATAAAGCCAAGCATTGCACATTTTCGTATTGGCCAATAAGTTCTTATGAGTAAGCATGACCCCCTTTGGAAAGCCCGTTGTCCCGCCTGTATATTGCAAAAGAGCAAGGTCCTCATTCACGTCGATCGGCTCAGCGACTTCCTCAGGAATTTTTCGTTTCATGATTTCGGTGAACAAATGATGATTTCCTGCATGCTCGATTTTAACGACGATGCCATATTGCTTTTTTTGAATGAACGGATAGATAAGGTTTTTCGGAAAAGGTAAATATTCCTTGATAGCGGTTACAATGATATGTTCGATATTCGTTCTTGAAGCGATTGCAGTGACACGTGGAAATAAAATGTCCATCACTAAAATCATCTTCGCCCCGGAATCTTTCAGTTGATACTCAAGTTCACGTTCCGTATAAGTTGGATTCGTTTGAACGACGATTCCGCCGGCCATCAATATCCCAAAAAAGGCTATGACACCTTGAGGACAGTTAGGAAGCATGACGGCTACGCGTTCTCCCTTTTGAAGGCCGATGCTTTTTAAATAGGCTGCGAACTTTAAAGCCGATTCATAAACTTCGCGGTACGATAATTCCTTTCCCTGGAAATGAATCGATGC
This genomic stretch from Peribacillus muralis harbors:
- a CDS encoding electron transfer flavoprotein subunit alpha/FixB family protein; the encoded protein is MARKFLVLGEVRDGSLRNVSFEAIGAAKLAADGGEIVGVLVGDSVQNLGNELIQYGADRVVAVENVQLKQYTSDGFAQALLAVIEQEKPEGIFFGHTALGKDLAPKLAGKLESGLISDVTSIEEEGGNIVFTRPIYSGKAFEKKIVTGGVVFATIRPNNIEPLAKDESRSGDVAALNVDIKDLRTIIKDVVRKASEGVDLSEAKVIIAGGRGVKSEDGFEPLKELAQVLGGAVGASRGACDADYCDYSLQIGQTGKVVTPDLYIACGISGAIQHLAGMSNSKVIVAINKDPEANIFNVADYGIVGDLFEVIPLLTEEFKKLKVNA
- a CDS encoding electron transfer flavoprotein subunit beta/FixA family protein yields the protein MNIYVLLKRTFDTEEKITLSNGKINEDGAEFIINPYDEYAVEEAIQVRDAQGGEVTVISVGSEEAEKQLRTALAMGADKAVLINIEDDIENGDQFTTAKIIGEYLKDKSADLIIAGNVAIDGGSGQVGPRVAEILEIPYITTITKLDIADGNVSVIRDVEGDSETIEASLPLLVTAQQGLNEPRYPSLPGIMKAKKKPLEELELDDLDLEEDDVEAKTKTIEIYLPAKKEAGKVLSGEIGDQVSELVQLLRSEAKVI
- a CDS encoding enoyl-CoA hydratase — its product is MEYLKLSIEDHVAFITIDHAPANALSSAIIGEIGDAFDQIGQNEDVRAVLLHGEGRFFSAGADIKEFTEVKNGEAFIALTKKGQEVFEKIESFPKPVIAAIHGAALGGGLELAMACHIRLVTERAKLGLPELQLGLIPGFAGTQRLPRYVGMAKAAEMLFTSEPITGTQAVERGLANHAFSEEELLPKANELARKIARKSPVALKAAIELLNYSKHDSYYKGVDREAALFGKAFDTADAKEGIQAFIEKREAVFKGK
- a CDS encoding TetR/AcrR family transcriptional regulator; this translates as MKRNRPKYNQIIDAAVIVIAQNGYYQAQVSKIAKQAGVADGTIYLYFKNKEDILISLFHEKMGYFVEQIEEELKGKSTASEKMHVLIQKHFQILSEDVNLAIVTQLELRQSNKELRLRINDVLRGYLNLIDQIIIEGKEKGEFLPDLNNLLARQMIFGTIDETVTTWVMNEQKYSLSDLAPDVHRLLLGGCAFKS
- a CDS encoding long-chain-fatty-acid--CoA ligase, producing MSQKPWQAIYPEQIPAVLSYEDKPLYSFLKESAEEFPDKASIHFQGKELSYREVYESALKFAAYLKSIGLQKGERVAVMLPNCPQGVIAFFGILMAGGIVVQTNPTYTERELEYQLKDSGAKMILVMDILFPRVTAIASRTNIEHIIVTAIKEYLPFPKNLIYPFIQKKQYGIVVKIEHAGNHHLFTEIMKRKIPEEVAEPIDVNEDLALLQYTGGTTGFPKGVMLTHKNLLANTKMCNAWLYKNRRGEERVLAILPFFHVYGMTTVLVLSVMEGNTMIIMPKFDIEATLKTIQKQKPTMFPGAPTMYIGLLNHPDIAKYDLSSINACISGSAALPLEVQEQFEKLTGGKLVEGYGLSETSPVTHANFIWDQPRVKGSIGLPWPDTDSVILSLETGEELPPNEIGEIAIKGPQVMQGYWNRPEETESTFKNGWLLTGDLGYMDEQGFFYVVERKKDTIIAGGFNIYPREVEEVLYEHEAIQEVVVAGIPDPYRGETVKAYVVLKKNASATEAELNEFARKNLASYKVPRSYEFREELPKTTIGKILRRVLIEEEKKKLSDERKEA